The following is a genomic window from Armatimonadota bacterium.
AACGCACCCCTCTCTCGCGTTCCGCCACGAAGGCACTTCGCCCCGGCGACCTCAGCATCCCCGGCCGTTTCACGCCGGCGTCTAATACTCCCGGCCAATATATGGTATAAGCCCCATAGAAGAGCTAGGAACCGCGCTCCCCGCGTTTGGGGGCGCGGCCGCTGAGCTCGCGTTCCTTGTCGCGGTCCAGATCGCGCTGGGCAATGGCGCGGCGCTTGTCGTATTGTCGCTTCCCGCGCGCCAGCCCAAGCTCCACCTTGGCGTAGCCGTTGCGCAGGTACAGCCGCAGCGGGATAAGGGTTAGCCCCTTTTCCTGCGCCTTGCCGATGAGCCGGTCGATCTCACGCCGGTGGAGCAGCAGCTTGCGCGGCCGCCGCGGATCGGGGTTGTCGTAGCTGGCGGGATCGTATGCCGCAATGTGCATGTTATCCAGCCACAGCTCATCCCGCTCCGGCCGCGCGTAGCTGTCGCGCAGGGCGACCTTGCCGGCGCGCACGGACTTTATCTCGCCGCCGGTCAAAACGAGCCCGGCTTCGAACGTATCCTCGATACTGTAGTCGTGCCGGGCCTTGCGGTTAACCGCTATAACTCTGATATCCGACAATTGCGGTGCGCCGGTTGCTGGCGCAAAATCACTATACCGTAACAAGCGTTCGCTGTCAAGCGACCTCTCGATACAACGCTTCGTGCGAAAGAGGAGGCGCGGAGAATGAGACTTCGAAAACCCCAACTGGCGCGTATCGCGCTGGCGGTGATCTGGATCTTTGCGGTGGACGCAATGACCGTCGCCGGCGGCGAGCTGGTGCGGATCACTTCGCCGAAAAACGGCCAGCAGGTCAAGGGCACGATTCGCGTGGACGCGCAAACGGACCTCGAAGATGCGACGTACCTGATCTTCCGCGTGGACACCGAGCGGCCCCATTCCACTAATGGCCGCCCGTACTTCTACGTGCTCGACACGACGAGGCTTGCTGACGGCCCGCATGCGCTCGTCGCCGAAGTGTACGCGCGTGAGGGATTGGTCGGCGAGTCAGCCGCGGTGACGATTCAGGTGGCGAATGCAGCGGGCTCAGCGGTGCCTACGGCCGTTGCACAGAGCCCGGCCGCGGCGGTGCAGAAGCAGTCGACCGAGCCTGAGCCGGAGAAGGCGATCGTCGCGGCGCAGCCGCGCGCGGCTTCCGCTCGCCCCTCGGCTGAGAGCGCCGCGCCGTCGGAAACCGCGATGGCGGCGGCTGAGGCGACCCCGGGCGCCATCGACCCGGCGCCGTCGAAGACGCTCGCTCCAATGCTGATGGTGCAGTCGTCACCGGCTGCCGCTCCTGAGGCGGAGTGCCGTTCGCAGCAGCGGCCCGCAGTTGCTGCCGCTGAAAAGCCAGTGCTCCGCGTGGCCGAGAAATGCGCTGCCGCCCAAGGCGTGACGGTTATTCTGGACGGGCGTGCTTTGACGTTCGATGTCGAGCCGACGATTCGCGAAGGCCGTGCCTTTGGCGCGCTGCGAACGTTGGTGGAGGAGTCGGGCGGGGCCGTGAGCTGGGTGGCGGCCGCGAAGCAGGCCATTGC
Proteins encoded in this region:
- the smpB gene encoding SsrA-binding protein SmpB; the protein is MGPLGVHAEDQVRRIFEVRLRVHANRALDLLAVFRRSDPHQLAAGDGHCVHRKDPDHRQRDTRQLGFSKSHSPRLLFRTKRCIERSLDSERLLRYSDFAPATGAPQLSDIRVIAVNRKARHDYSIEDTFEAGLVLTGGEIKSVRAGKVALRDSYARPERDELWLDNMHIAAYDPASYDNPDPRRPRKLLLHRREIDRLIGKAQEKGLTLIPLRLYLRNGYAKVELGLARGKRQYDKRRAIAQRDLDRDKERELSGRAPKRGERGS